Proteins encoded in a region of the Zea mays cultivar B73 chromosome 2, Zm-B73-REFERENCE-NAM-5.0, whole genome shotgun sequence genome:
- the LOC111590827 gene encoding uncharacterized protein, whose translation MSSQHGPDYDWRTSPIDPQAVYASGGKALGRYTMLANVIDSSQVRVQRGGSSRSVARSSCRSTQDPAEVEQLREELRRHQDYLKQQAAQQEYYATQIQQQQTLIQ comes from the exons ATGTCTAGTCAGCATGGACCAGACTATGACTGGAGGACCTCACCTATTGATCCTCAGGCTGTGTATGCAAGTGGTGGAAAAGCTCTTGGAAG gtacacaatgcttgctaacgtcatcgactcgagccaggtGAGGGTTCAGCGTGGAGGTTCGTCGAGGTCTGTTGCTCGTAGCTCCTGTCGCTCCACTCAAGATCCAGCAGAAGTGGAGCAACTACGAGAAGAACTTAGGCGACATCAGGATTACTTGAAGCAACAAGCTGCACAACAAGAATATTATGCTACACAGATTCAACAACAGCAAACGCtcatacaa TAA